One window of Candidatus Omnitrophota bacterium genomic DNA carries:
- a CDS encoding 4Fe-4S binding protein, translated as MRAKKEIKPGWKTLPEGDLIIGGGTAREFKTGDWRSERPVHIPEKCIHCLTCWIYCPDSAVIVKDGKVVGFDYDHCKGCGICAHECPVKGKAIKMVSEREAKAKK; from the coding sequence ATGCGCGCAAAAAAAGAGATAAAACCGGGCTGGAAGACGCTTCCCGAGGGCGACCTCATAATAGGGGGCGGCACCGCCAGGGAGTTCAAGACAGGCGACTGGAGGAGTGAGCGGCCGGTCCATATCCCGGAGAAGTGCATACACTGCCTCACCTGCTGGATATACTGCCCGGACTCAGCGGTCATCGTCAAGGACGGCAAGGTCGTCGGGTTCGACTATGATCACTGCAAGGGTTGCGGCATCTGCGCTCACGAATGCCCGGTCAAGGGCAAGGCGATAAAGATGGTATCGGAGCGGGAA
- a CDS encoding 2-oxoacid:acceptor oxidoreductase family protein: MKDLIEIRWHGRGGQGAKTAALLLADAALTSGKYIQAFPEYGPERMGAPVTSFNRLSSKPIVLHSGVLSPDVVVVLDPTLTEAVDVTEGMPAGGVLLINTDKAPSLIKDELKVPGGIKVFTVDASTISKETIGRDIPNTPMLGALIKATGLLDFKEMLEDTKKKLQKKFKSKPEVIEGNLKAIERAYNEVKA, translated from the coding sequence ATGAAAGATTTGATAGAGATCCGCTGGCATGGCAGGGGCGGCCAGGGTGCGAAGACGGCCGCTCTTTTGCTTGCCGATGCGGCCCTCACTTCAGGAAAGTACATACAGGCATTCCCGGAATACGGCCCCGAGAGGATGGGGGCGCCGGTCACGTCCTTTAACCGCCTATCATCGAAGCCCATAGTGCTCCACTCAGGCGTACTCAGCCCGGATGTCGTCGTAGTACTCGACCCGACATTGACGGAGGCCGTCGATGTGACCGAAGGCATGCCCGCAGGCGGGGTCCTGCTCATAAATACCGATAAGGCGCCCTCCCTGATAAAGGATGAGCTGAAGGTCCCCGGCGGGATAAAGGTATTCACGGTCGATGCCTCCACCATATCCAAAGAGACGATAGGAAGAGATATCCCAAATACACCGATGCTCGGAGCCCTCATAAAGGCGACGGGCCTCCTGGATTTTAAAGAGATGCTTGAGGACACAAAGAAGAAGCTGCAGAAGAAGTTCAAGTCGAAGCCGGAAGTTATCGAGGGCAACCTGAAAGCGATAGAGCGGGCATATAACGAGGTTAAGGCATAG